From a region of the Paenibacillus lutimineralis genome:
- a CDS encoding response regulator — MSVNILVVDDDPEIRDILHIYLRNEGYHVVQAEDGKKALELLQQEQIHLIILDIMMPNLDGISACLKIRESSGVPIIMLSAKGEDLDKITGLSMGGDDYMTKPFNPLELIARIKVQLRRQNYIAVSNQAVDEGEICIDDLVINKDYYRVTVKGREISLTPIEFAILELLASHRGQVFNIDKIYQKVWKEQHAYYSQNTVMVHIRNLREKIEANPRNPQYIKTVWGVGYRIDK, encoded by the coding sequence ATGAGTGTAAATATTTTAGTTGTTGACGATGATCCGGAGATTCGCGATATTTTGCATATTTATCTCCGCAATGAAGGTTACCATGTAGTTCAGGCTGAAGATGGGAAGAAGGCATTGGAGCTCTTGCAGCAAGAGCAGATTCATTTGATTATTCTGGATATTATGATGCCAAATTTGGATGGCATTTCGGCTTGCTTGAAAATTAGGGAGAGCTCGGGAGTTCCTATTATTATGCTATCCGCAAAAGGAGAGGACCTTGACAAAATCACCGGCCTCTCCATGGGCGGGGATGATTACATGACCAAGCCATTCAATCCTTTGGAGTTAATAGCTAGAATCAAAGTGCAGTTAAGGCGGCAAAATTATATCGCTGTGTCTAACCAGGCAGTTGATGAGGGCGAGATTTGTATTGATGACCTCGTGATCAACAAGGATTATTATCGCGTTACGGTCAAAGGCAGAGAGATATCCCTAACGCCGATTGAGTTCGCGATCCTGGAACTGCTCGCTAGCCATCGCGGGCAAGTGTTTAACATCGATAAGATTTATCAGAAGGTGTGGAAAGAGCAACACGCGTATTACTCCCAAAATACAGTTATGGTCCATATCCGCAACCTTCGCGAGAAGATTGAAGCCAACCCAAGAAATCCTCAATATATTAAAACGGTATGGGGAGTGGGGTATCGTATTGATAAATAA
- a CDS encoding phosphatase PAP2 family protein: MSPAFSSKFIKYRPLLWILLIPILNIFYMVLNHDGTRVNNLMTDLDAQIPFVPAFIIPYLSWYPFIIIMLIVILVNNRKTYYRTLIALCLGLIVCYIIYYFYQTTVPRPPITEQGILYSLVRFTYLTDNPFNCFPSIHVLTTYLIWRGALDCNGLSKLMRLFTSFMFVAIVLSTLFVKQHYVLDIAAAIFIAEVLYFITGKCLEVSLKSGKVINKQTNP, from the coding sequence ATGTCACCAGCCTTTTCCTCCAAATTTATAAAGTATCGTCCTCTATTATGGATTCTGTTAATTCCCATATTGAACATCTTTTATATGGTCTTAAACCATGACGGTACGCGTGTAAATAATCTGATGACCGATCTTGATGCACAGATTCCGTTTGTTCCTGCGTTTATTATTCCTTATCTGTCCTGGTACCCATTTATCATTATCATGTTAATTGTTATCTTAGTGAACAACAGGAAGACATATTATCGGACTTTAATTGCCTTATGTCTTGGACTTATAGTCTGCTATATCATATATTACTTTTACCAGACGACAGTGCCTCGTCCGCCGATTACGGAGCAGGGGATTTTATATTCACTGGTGCGATTTACTTATCTCACAGATAATCCTTTTAATTGCTTTCCCAGTATCCATGTGTTGACGACTTACTTGATTTGGAGGGGAGCACTGGATTGCAATGGCTTATCTAAACTCATGCGCCTCTTTACCAGTTTCATGTTTGTGGCTATCGTACTTTCAACCTTGTTTGTTAAACAGCACTATGTATTAGATATTGCAGCGGCAATTTTCATTGCGGAAGTACTCTATTTCATTACAGGAAAATGCTTGGAGGTTAGCTTGAAATCGGGAAAAGTCATAAACAAGCAGACTAATCCATAA
- a CDS encoding class I SAM-dependent methyltransferase: MSSVGELIQEKALFFYKFLRSPGQIGSVTPSSKFLARAMVEPVSWDEVNSVAELGAGTGAITKYIRTVVKADTRVLLFEKDPVLYRELRFQYAQYGCYRDACRLQYVMNQEKIEQLDCVISGLPFFNFPQTTRDHLLDEIIASLKDGGLFIAFQYSRQMKKQLAGRFDIEEIKFVPLNVPPAFVYVCRKRGGQ; this comes from the coding sequence ATTTCAAGTGTTGGTGAATTAATTCAAGAAAAAGCGTTGTTTTTCTATAAATTTCTACGATCACCTGGACAGATTGGCAGTGTGACGCCTAGCTCAAAATTTCTGGCTAGAGCCATGGTTGAGCCGGTTTCCTGGGATGAAGTTAACAGTGTGGCTGAACTTGGAGCTGGAACAGGTGCTATAACGAAGTATATTCGAACGGTGGTGAAAGCGGACACACGTGTGCTGCTATTTGAGAAGGACCCCGTTCTATACAGAGAACTAAGATTTCAATATGCACAATACGGATGTTACAGGGACGCCTGTCGGTTACAATACGTCATGAATCAGGAGAAGATAGAACAGCTTGATTGCGTCATCAGCGGGCTGCCCTTTTTTAACTTTCCACAGACCACGCGGGACCATCTGCTTGATGAGATTATAGCTTCTCTCAAGGATGGGGGACTGTTCATCGCTTTTCAATATTCTCGCCAAATGAAGAAGCAGCTGGCTGGGCGATTCGATATTGAAGAGATCAAGTTTGTCCCTCTTAATGTTCCGCCGGCTTTTGTCTATGTATGCAGAAAAAGGGGGGGACAATGA
- a CDS encoding glycosyl hydrolase family 8: MLLFQMAGIVSADGPPVDHAQGVAPGYIVDNTGELIGEVTAVPILDSVPNATDAVYVAQSLGQEVIAQWVFQNEGDNGTFVATGGKYQSASILTHVGGVFENYSGSKQEISYQGWDQGNGKKYWLLTLSTAGFENIAVSSEQNSSGSGPNDFKLQMSTDQATWTDVENGIIQMNTSSSYNCPNDTCKLKDLPLAGADDKELLYIRWIVNSNLPTNTVDNPSGIGGGGSSRIRNIYVTGDPIAGKTPVIPTIDLSHLPKHGEESVAADAPLTVKFNKNISIRSESSVSIIDGNGIRIEATAAVGGNTLHINHPEFTYGATYTVSIPRQVIIAEDGVPLVRDISWSFTTQDSPLIPKLINMTFNTDPRTGIAFAWYTDIMTDTKVQVVEASRMTGGVFPEQEAMEFTGTGEEIETFMSKADRSTGHKAKFISHKAAANHLKPGTKYRFRVGNGQEWSGIGSFTTDTEQHQPYRFIVGSDSQASSKEDFEPWADTFKKARDLIGDPKFLINAGDLVDNGDLEEQWQWMLGVAQDELLNVPFVPVLGGHEIQDYDGDETTPNNNFYNHFNLPRKVVAATHDGSVYAFEYGDALYMVYNSQFDGKLNDDGSVNWDDDQHEQFWNQVDWMRNTVAKSDKKWKFVTFHKSPYAAGDNSAQWEGERIEFYKKNLIPVFDELGIDMVFEAHDHMYMRSFQMYGDQIIDPTSLDKDGEGNVINPQGTVYLMSNAFGNKFYYKNYQYELDENWEPQLIYDENGDPIWYDDYFAAVDEQPEKKMFTDVSISDQVMKFTAYTAAVEDEGKAEAVGNGLIDYDHYGIKRTDSKPNQVEAAKVTLKGNNAVLTWTAPKNSKEPVRGFRIYEKNDKIKTYWSKYITIKEGQTDYSYTVEGINPGKNYDFIIKSVGRRDNSAPVEVSTLGGPVEQEPPSAPSSLEGTGASAFQINLTWNASPGTVSPLGYHIYRDGSLAGTTEATSYNDIGLKADTSYRYIVKAFNAEGIESLASNEIVVKTKQASEGEGPHKAFPQHTSYVQGSIKPNHVTQGQMDQTVERLYDEWKAKYLKKHPYLQKSDPAQYYVWYADGDWFEEEYDEELGVNYMATTVSEAHGYGMLITALMGGHDPDAKKYFDGLFRYFKAHPSEINPNLMAWKQGDTGTAIVDVDGVDSATDGDMDIAYALLLADSQWGSSGEINYLVEAKKVINAIMDYEVNQTDWMLRIADWATSGKWAAATRPSDFMLQHMKDYRNVTGDSKWDRVVDTTYGMINELYSGYSPDAGLLPDFVLKSDGKFVPAEPNFLESEYDGDYSYNSSRTPWRIGTDYLVTGDARAKDQLNTLNRWIRGVTNGDPDQILAGYKLDGSQALEEYGDITFSAPLMVSAMIDSSNQEWLNKLWDHNAAVRTEDDVYFGNNLRLLSMIVVSGNWWTPTIVDTEAPTEPTIERAEAVSSTVVDLKWTPSSDNLGVTGYKVYRNDQVISTTTKTEYRDTGLSAGTTYKYFVVAFDAAGNLSKMSNIRYVMTLQSSGGGPSGSTGGNNDGGTISPPKTTAPGSGTDVTPEPDKKPETPAPAKKSFSDVGKKYSWAKDAIEELAGAGIIKGTTEFTFEPGKYISRADFIVLLVRALGLEADFDANFTDVASGAYYYEALGIAKQLGIATGIGGNKFEPKAVISRQDMMVLTARALKLVGKMNEAGSAADLSKFRDSSKLTEYAVESVASLAKAGIILGDGRAIHPLESATRAEVAVMIHRIYTR; this comes from the coding sequence ATGCTGCTGTTCCAGATGGCAGGGATCGTATCTGCTGACGGGCCGCCAGTAGACCATGCACAGGGAGTCGCACCGGGATATATCGTGGACAACACTGGGGAGTTAATAGGTGAAGTCACCGCAGTCCCAATACTGGATTCCGTACCGAATGCGACTGATGCTGTATATGTTGCCCAGTCTCTCGGCCAGGAGGTTATTGCGCAGTGGGTCTTTCAGAATGAAGGGGATAACGGCACGTTTGTTGCTACAGGCGGGAAGTATCAGTCGGCCTCCATTCTGACCCATGTTGGCGGTGTATTCGAGAACTATAGTGGCAGTAAGCAGGAGATCAGCTACCAGGGTTGGGATCAGGGCAATGGCAAGAAGTATTGGCTACTGACGTTGTCTACTGCTGGATTTGAAAATATCGCTGTATCATCTGAGCAGAACTCATCTGGTTCTGGACCTAATGATTTCAAGCTGCAGATGAGTACGGATCAAGCAACATGGACAGATGTGGAGAACGGCATCATCCAGATGAATACAAGCTCCAGCTACAACTGTCCGAATGATACCTGCAAGTTGAAGGATCTCCCGCTTGCTGGCGCGGACGATAAAGAATTGCTATACATCCGCTGGATTGTCAATTCTAACCTGCCAACGAATACGGTGGATAATCCTTCAGGCATCGGTGGTGGAGGCTCTAGTAGAATCCGAAATATTTACGTAACTGGCGATCCGATCGCAGGGAAGACTCCGGTCATTCCTACGATTGATCTCTCACACCTCCCTAAGCATGGTGAAGAGAGCGTTGCAGCGGATGCGCCATTAACCGTCAAGTTTAATAAGAATATTTCAATCCGCAGCGAGTCGTCCGTAAGTATTATCGACGGGAATGGCATTAGAATTGAAGCGACAGCTGCAGTCGGCGGTAATACGCTGCACATTAACCATCCGGAATTCACCTATGGGGCTACATATACCGTGTCCATTCCGAGACAAGTGATCATTGCCGAAGATGGAGTCCCTCTCGTTAGAGATATATCCTGGAGCTTCACGACACAGGATTCTCCACTTATTCCGAAGTTGATCAATATGACCTTTAATACTGATCCGAGGACGGGAATCGCTTTTGCATGGTACACAGATATCATGACGGATACGAAAGTACAGGTCGTTGAAGCTTCCAGGATGACGGGGGGAGTATTTCCAGAACAAGAGGCGATGGAGTTCACAGGTACCGGGGAAGAGATCGAGACATTTATGTCCAAGGCCGACCGCTCGACAGGACATAAAGCGAAGTTCATCAGCCACAAAGCAGCCGCTAATCACTTGAAGCCGGGTACCAAGTATCGCTTCCGTGTCGGTAACGGGCAGGAATGGAGTGGAATTGGGTCCTTCACGACCGATACGGAACAGCATCAGCCTTACCGCTTCATCGTTGGGTCGGATTCGCAGGCTTCCAGTAAGGAAGATTTCGAGCCATGGGCGGATACGTTCAAAAAGGCCCGTGACTTAATCGGGGATCCGAAATTTCTGATTAATGCGGGGGATTTGGTCGATAACGGCGACCTCGAGGAACAGTGGCAGTGGATGCTCGGCGTAGCTCAGGATGAACTGCTGAATGTGCCGTTCGTACCGGTTCTCGGTGGTCATGAGATTCAGGACTATGATGGGGATGAGACGACACCTAACAATAACTTCTACAATCATTTCAATCTGCCGCGGAAAGTGGTCGCAGCGACGCATGACGGTTCTGTCTATGCCTTCGAATATGGGGATGCGCTCTATATGGTCTATAATTCGCAATTTGATGGCAAGCTTAATGATGATGGATCAGTGAATTGGGACGACGACCAGCATGAGCAGTTCTGGAACCAAGTAGACTGGATGAGAAATACGGTCGCGAAGTCGGATAAGAAGTGGAAGTTCGTTACTTTCCATAAATCCCCTTATGCGGCAGGCGATAATTCAGCCCAATGGGAAGGCGAGCGCATTGAATTTTACAAGAAAAATTTGATCCCGGTCTTTGATGAACTGGGCATCGATATGGTGTTCGAAGCACATGATCATATGTACATGCGGTCCTTCCAAATGTACGGCGATCAGATTATTGATCCGACCAGCCTCGATAAGGACGGGGAAGGCAATGTCATCAACCCGCAGGGCACGGTCTATCTCATGTCGAATGCCTTCGGGAATAAATTCTATTATAAAAATTATCAGTACGAGTTAGATGAGAATTGGGAACCGCAGTTAATCTATGATGAGAACGGGGATCCGATCTGGTATGATGATTATTTTGCCGCGGTCGACGAACAGCCGGAGAAGAAAATGTTCACCGATGTCTCGATTTCCGATCAGGTGATGAAATTTACAGCATATACGGCAGCGGTGGAAGATGAAGGGAAAGCTGAAGCCGTCGGAAACGGATTAATCGATTACGACCACTACGGGATCAAGAGGACAGATAGCAAACCGAACCAGGTGGAAGCAGCCAAGGTTACATTGAAGGGGAACAACGCAGTGCTTACCTGGACAGCTCCTAAGAACAGCAAGGAACCCGTTAGAGGATTCAGAATCTACGAGAAGAACGATAAAATCAAGACGTATTGGAGCAAGTATATAACGATTAAAGAGGGACAGACGGACTACAGTTACACAGTAGAAGGCATTAATCCGGGGAAAAATTATGATTTTATCATCAAATCCGTAGGCAGAAGGGATAATTCTGCTCCAGTCGAGGTCAGCACGCTAGGAGGGCCAGTCGAGCAGGAGCCGCCTTCCGCGCCAAGCAGTTTGGAAGGCACAGGAGCATCGGCGTTCCAGATTAATCTGACGTGGAATGCTTCTCCAGGCACAGTTAGTCCGTTGGGCTACCATATCTATCGCGATGGATCGCTCGCGGGAACGACGGAAGCGACATCCTATAACGATATAGGCCTTAAGGCGGACACGTCTTATCGTTATATCGTTAAGGCCTTTAACGCCGAAGGCATTGAATCGCTGGCCAGCAATGAGATCGTTGTAAAGACGAAGCAAGCTTCAGAAGGGGAGGGACCTCACAAAGCCTTCCCGCAGCATACGAGTTATGTGCAAGGCTCGATCAAGCCGAATCATGTGACACAAGGGCAGATGGATCAGACGGTAGAGCGCTTGTATGACGAATGGAAGGCCAAATATTTGAAAAAGCATCCTTATCTCCAAAAATCTGATCCTGCTCAATATTATGTATGGTATGCCGACGGGGATTGGTTTGAGGAGGAGTACGACGAGGAGCTCGGCGTGAACTATATGGCTACCACGGTATCGGAAGCGCATGGCTACGGAATGCTGATCACCGCTCTGATGGGCGGGCATGATCCGGATGCGAAGAAGTACTTCGACGGCTTGTTCCGCTACTTCAAAGCGCATCCGAGCGAAATAAACCCGAATCTGATGGCTTGGAAACAAGGCGATACGGGGACAGCGATCGTTGATGTCGATGGTGTTGATTCGGCAACGGATGGCGATATGGATATTGCCTATGCGTTATTGCTGGCTGATAGCCAATGGGGCAGTTCAGGAGAGATCAATTACTTGGTCGAGGCCAAAAAAGTGATCAACGCCATTATGGACTACGAAGTGAACCAGACCGACTGGATGCTCAGAATTGCAGATTGGGCTACGAGTGGGAAGTGGGCTGCCGCCACACGTCCTTCCGATTTCATGCTGCAGCATATGAAGGATTACCGTAATGTAACGGGCGATAGCAAATGGGATCGTGTCGTAGATACGACATATGGAATGATTAATGAATTGTATTCTGGCTATAGTCCAGATGCTGGCTTGCTTCCTGATTTTGTATTGAAATCCGACGGTAAGTTCGTTCCTGCAGAGCCGAACTTCCTCGAATCGGAATACGATGGAGATTATAGCTATAATTCTTCACGTACGCCGTGGCGGATTGGCACCGATTATCTTGTAACAGGAGATGCGCGGGCAAAGGACCAGCTTAACACACTTAACCGTTGGATTCGTGGAGTGACAAACGGCGATCCTGATCAGATCCTGGCCGGTTACAAACTGGATGGTTCCCAGGCACTTGAGGAATATGGAGATATCACATTCTCTGCTCCGCTTATGGTTAGTGCGATGATCGATTCCTCCAACCAGGAATGGCTAAATAAGCTGTGGGATCATAATGCGGCGGTGCGGACCGAAGATGACGTCTATTTCGGCAACAATCTGCGCTTGCTTAGCATGATAGTAGTATCCGGCAATTGGTGGACACCGACCATTGTAGATACCGAAGCACCTACGGAGCCGACGATCGAAAGAGCGGAGGCGGTGTCCAGTACGGTGGTGGATTTGAAATGGACACCATCCAGCGATAACTTAGGAGTAACAGGCTACAAAGTATACCGTAATGATCAAGTCATAAGCACGACAACAAAGACGGAATATAGAGACACGGGCCTATCTGCGGGCACAACCTATAAATACTTTGTCGTTGCTTTTGATGCCGCAGGCAATTTGTCGAAGATGAGCAATATCAGATATGTTATGACGCTGCAATCGTCGGGCGGAGGCCCTAGTGGCAGCACGGGAGGAAACAACGACGGCGGTACGATCTCTCCGCCGAAGACAACAGCCCCAGGGTCGGGCACGGATGTAACGCCAGAACCGGATAAGAAACCTGAGACCCCGGCACCGGCGAAGAAGAGCTTCAGCGATGTAGGGAAGAAATATTCGTGGGCGAAGGACGCGATTGAAGAACTTGCTGGTGCTGGTATCATTAAGGGAACGACGGAGTTCACCTTTGAGCCGGGTAAGTACATTTCGCGAGCAGACTTTATAGTACTGTTAGTTCGAGCTCTTGGACTGGAGGCCGACTTCGACGCTAACTTCACGGATGTTGCTTCAGGCGCATATTATTACGAGGCGCTCGGAATCGCCAAGCAGCTCGGAATTGCTACGGGAATTGGCGGGAATAAGTTCGAACCGAAGGCGGTAATATCGAGACAGGATATGATGGTGCTGACGGCAAGAGCGCTCAAACTGGTCGGTAAAATGAACGAAGCAGGCAGCGCTGCTGATCTGAGTAAATTCAGGGATAGCTCCAAGCTCACTGAGTATGCAGTAGAGAGTGTGGCCTCACTGGCCAAGGCAGGTATTATTCTAGGTGACGGCCGAGCGATTCATCCGCTAGAGTCGGCAACTAGAGCAGAGGTTGCAGTTATGATCCATCGTATCTATACAAGATAG
- a CDS encoding AraC family transcriptional regulator, whose protein sequence is MEINFYESELFYISREKKIHSSIPSHHYHDAYEILYIISGELYYFIGDRTYQVVSGVLLLINMNEVHRLINSNGAEYERVTLLFKKEALQSLLPEAEDLDLFNYFRSDSNAVKLRGHEQNFVEDLFDKIIREDTSNSTNKSASSELYVRLMLMELLIFIQRKFVNGHNDYFIESNRTYRQISQIIHHIHENYNQRLTLEDISKKFYLSLSHLSRTFKESTGFTFIEYVNNVRVKEACTLLKSSKLTVSEIAELVGFESQTHFGRIFKSIVGVPPLKYRKMNYS, encoded by the coding sequence ATGGAAATAAACTTTTACGAATCAGAACTATTCTACATTAGCCGTGAAAAAAAGATCCATTCCAGCATTCCTTCCCATCATTATCATGATGCTTATGAAATTTTGTATATCATTTCTGGTGAGCTGTATTATTTCATCGGGGACCGTACCTATCAGGTTGTTAGTGGGGTCCTTCTATTGATCAATATGAATGAGGTGCATCGATTAATCAATTCCAACGGGGCCGAGTATGAGAGGGTCACCTTATTGTTCAAGAAAGAAGCTCTTCAGTCTCTGTTGCCGGAAGCGGAAGACCTTGATCTGTTTAACTACTTCCGCTCTGACTCGAATGCAGTGAAGCTACGGGGTCATGAGCAAAATTTTGTTGAAGATCTATTTGATAAAATAATCCGCGAAGATACGAGTAACTCCACGAATAAGTCTGCTTCATCAGAGCTCTATGTGAGACTAATGCTGATGGAACTGCTGATCTTCATTCAACGGAAATTCGTTAACGGGCATAACGACTATTTTATCGAATCCAACCGCACCTATCGGCAAATCTCGCAAATTATTCATCATATTCATGAAAACTATAATCAGCGCCTGACATTAGAGGATATTTCAAAAAAGTTCTACCTAAGCCTGTCCCATTTAAGTCGTACCTTCAAGGAATCAACCGGTTTCACCTTTATTGAATACGTCAACAATGTCCGGGTGAAGGAAGCCTGCACCCTGCTGAAAAGTAGCAAACTCACTGTCTCAGAAATCGCCGAGCTTGTCGGCTTCGAAAGCCAAACTCACTTCGGTCGCATCTTCAAGTCCATCGTAGGTGTTCCACCGTTAAAGTATCGGAAGATGAACTATAGTTAA
- a CDS encoding erythromycin esterase family protein, translating to MNKRKVAGVIAATVLSTQLWASAVPVYAQETNPVGEAVSQQVARTNQETLADWEAWTKDHVYRLETIKPVEGKIEPGSFKDLEMLKPLLHDKRIVFLGESSHGVAEFNQAKTRLIQYLHEEMGYNVLAFESGLNNASIAYGNAGSQSAERTMKDSIFGVWWSKEILPLFDYLKDTQTSENPLMLTGFDIQTQFPLMDGKWLTDAKQAERLKQTEEKLAAYAGGTDLEAYQKDKNHLMGVYNGALRILKAKGTEEHIKAFYPSNPMLMKQLERSLQDRIRVADEYIEISIKSNRSLEEGDYAGYAEHLLKSMEWRDQAMLDNLIWLATEVYPNEKFIVWGHNDHIQKAHSEVMGTYYPVKQMGELLPEEWKKYSYVLGLYPVSGRTADNTGAIHDVLPLEEGSIESIVSKASQSPYTFIDLKYRNNERGNSWMFEPRYTYSWGRIPESLVARDQYDGLLLIDDVHPPQYMRGNK from the coding sequence ATGAATAAACGTAAGGTAGCAGGGGTTATTGCAGCGACTGTATTAAGCACACAATTATGGGCAAGCGCAGTTCCGGTGTATGCACAAGAGACGAACCCTGTGGGTGAGGCCGTGTCGCAGCAGGTAGCACGGACTAACCAGGAGACGCTGGCTGATTGGGAAGCTTGGACCAAGGACCATGTTTATCGCTTGGAGACAATCAAGCCGGTGGAAGGAAAGATCGAGCCAGGAAGCTTCAAGGATCTTGAGATGCTTAAGCCGCTTCTTCACGATAAGCGGATTGTATTCCTCGGCGAGAGCTCGCATGGCGTAGCAGAGTTTAATCAGGCCAAGACAAGACTGATTCAGTATCTTCATGAAGAAATGGGTTATAATGTGCTAGCCTTCGAGAGTGGATTGAACAATGCTTCTATTGCTTACGGGAACGCAGGTAGTCAGAGCGCAGAACGGACGATGAAGGATTCAATCTTCGGCGTGTGGTGGAGCAAGGAGATTCTCCCATTGTTTGACTATTTAAAAGATACGCAGACGAGCGAGAATCCGCTTATGCTGACAGGCTTTGATATTCAGACACAATTTCCGCTCATGGATGGTAAGTGGCTTACAGATGCGAAACAGGCTGAACGATTGAAGCAGACGGAAGAGAAGCTTGCTGCCTATGCGGGAGGAACTGATCTGGAAGCGTATCAGAAAGATAAAAACCACTTGATGGGCGTCTACAATGGAGCTCTTCGTATACTTAAGGCGAAAGGTACTGAGGAGCACATCAAAGCTTTCTATCCGTCTAATCCCATGCTCATGAAGCAGCTGGAGCGGAGCCTTCAGGACCGCATTCGAGTAGCCGATGAATATATAGAAATATCTATTAAATCGAATCGCAGCTTAGAAGAAGGAGATTATGCTGGTTACGCCGAACATCTGCTGAAGTCGATGGAATGGCGGGATCAAGCGATGTTGGATAACTTGATCTGGCTTGCGACCGAAGTGTATCCGAACGAGAAATTTATCGTATGGGGGCATAACGATCATATTCAGAAGGCACATAGTGAAGTGATGGGAACCTATTATCCAGTGAAACAGATGGGGGAACTTCTGCCTGAAGAGTGGAAGAAATACAGCTATGTTCTGGGCTTGTATCCCGTGAGCGGACGGACGGCAGATAATACAGGTGCGATCCACGATGTTCTTCCATTGGAAGAGGGCTCTATCGAATCGATCGTGTCCAAAGCCAGCCAATCACCTTATACATTTATTGATCTTAAGTATCGCAATAATGAGCGCGGCAATTCATGGATGTTCGAACCAAGGTACACCTACAGCTGGGGTCGGATTCCAGAGAGTCTTGTCGCTAGAGATCAATATGACGGTCTGCTCTTGATCGATGATGTTCATCCGCCGCAATATATGCGTGGGAATAAATAA
- a CDS encoding helix-turn-helix transcriptional regulator encodes MKNLKMKMARVEKDLSQDELAQIVGVSRQTIGLIELGKYNPSLSLCVSICKALGRTLDDLFWEG; translated from the coding sequence ATGAAAAATTTAAAAATGAAAATGGCGCGAGTCGAGAAGGATCTGTCCCAAGATGAACTAGCGCAGATTGTGGGTGTGTCGAGACAGACGATAGGGCTGATAGAGCTTGGCAAATATAATCCATCTCTAAGCCTTTGTGTTTCTATATGCAAAGCACTAGGGCGTACACTGGACGATCTTTTTTGGGAAGGGTAG
- a CDS encoding DUF6773 family protein: MSWFKRKSVQDERIVNLKNQIAKEAWILTLIICSISVIVKTFFFMEKQSVWVELAILIVTGLYSMIRSVSSGVYSDEVEVHDQTHRFSVTKKQLVTGLASGLFLALFFGFRSAYLFADGDGALQVKYFLSVFAASLIMYIPFFVMLTAVSHLVMNKLSKRRSANDLDDSDLIE, encoded by the coding sequence ATGAGTTGGTTTAAGCGGAAGTCCGTGCAGGATGAGCGGATTGTGAATCTGAAAAATCAGATTGCGAAGGAAGCATGGATACTGACGTTGATTATCTGCAGTATATCGGTGATTGTGAAGACGTTCTTCTTCATGGAGAAACAGTCGGTATGGGTGGAACTTGCCATTCTTATCGTAACGGGGCTCTACTCTATGATACGGAGTGTCAGCTCAGGGGTATACTCTGATGAGGTAGAGGTACATGATCAGACGCATCGTTTCTCCGTGACCAAGAAGCAGCTCGTGACCGGCCTTGCTTCAGGCTTATTTCTAGCTTTGTTCTTTGGATTCCGCAGTGCATATCTTTTTGCGGATGGAGATGGCGCGCTCCAAGTGAAATACTTCCTTAGTGTCTTTGCCGCCAGTCTGATCATGTATATTCCTTTCTTTGTCATGCTGACAGCGGTTAGCCATCTTGTGATGAATAAGCTGAGTAAGCGCCGTTCAGCCAACGATCTTGATGATAGCGATCTTATTGAATAG
- a CDS encoding chromate transporter: MGELWQLLLAFLQIGLFSIGGGYVIIPFIQELAVEKYAWISQQVFTDIITISQMTPGPLAVNTSTFVGLRIAGIPGAMIATFGCVISGVGISILLYRFIQRYNKSVYVFETLNVLRAVSLGLIISAATTILLLTLLGISEISMAAKVDWIAVAFFAVSLYVLRKWKMNPVLLMVLTGILGGIVIQ; this comes from the coding sequence ATGGGGGAATTATGGCAGCTGTTACTGGCCTTTTTACAGATCGGTTTGTTCAGCATCGGGGGTGGCTACGTAATCATTCCTTTCATTCAGGAACTGGCGGTTGAAAAATATGCCTGGATATCGCAGCAAGTTTTCACCGATATCATTACCATTTCGCAGATGACACCTGGTCCATTAGCTGTAAACACTTCTACGTTTGTAGGGCTACGGATAGCAGGGATACCTGGCGCAATGATTGCAACTTTCGGTTGCGTGATTTCAGGTGTCGGTATTTCTATTTTGCTGTATCGCTTTATCCAAAGATACAATAAATCTGTCTATGTATTTGAAACCTTAAATGTCTTGAGAGCAGTCTCGCTGGGGCTTATTATTTCTGCTGCTACAACAATATTGCTATTAACGTTACTTGGGATTTCAGAAATAAGCATGGCTGCCAAAGTGGATTGGATTGCCGTAGCTTTTTTTGCGGTATCTTTGTATGTATTAAGAAAATGGAAGATGAACCCGGTTCTTCTCATGGTTCTGACGGGAATTCTGGGGGGGATTGTAATTCAATAA